A genomic stretch from Symbiobacterium terraclitae includes:
- a CDS encoding helix-turn-helix transcriptional regulator — MPFVGRGEELEVLARHLQDARAGRGGLVLLGGEAGAGKSALVTAALERAGGVRRAVGLCPGPGETPPYDPFVQVVNRLHREHGPVPAELPPPFGEAPGNWSARDRAAALVHWLASGGGPVVVVIEDLHWADEASLTLLRHITPLLMDAPVLLIATYRTDELDREHPLWRLLPELARTGAHRVLLSPLSREDVAGLIAVVLPEAAGDPEVAALVWSRTGGLALFVRELLEAFARTGQILRPGDPLPQTIQQAIDTKMTRLSPAAQLALEAAAVCGERFSFDLLARVVDVEEDALAGALEEAVSRHVITPVDGEGIGFAFDHALYREALLARLIGARRRRWHRRIGEALAAERGADPDVVAHHLYRAGDPRAVDYLVQAGDRARGTGAEAGAARRYAQALEMAEPGDPRRPELLLKLGQCLMWDDPDRAESAWREAESCGDAAASIWASFFRLTLAHLRHDARCRQWAESLMPEQERLLGDREYQRLERELFGSVAGYPRAALPLILSLATSGELAAAEAVFRSVRGRIAPGAVDVGLLRAGFSLALIGGRLDEAAALCGQGADAALAKGAYREALMLRSNEVLVRLVGDASRPEEIDALASQLGRLEEEAWERTGTTLVAPGHSLCGIYHFFRGDWRAALHHVVEGVERNHVAFGGTLMWYAVRVLLDLGEVGRAGQLIQLIPPQRPDDPVPSGNNLMVLPHALKARYFLESGDAAAARTWLQAAEGWPALPSAPIFRAVVRLGWAALHRAEGRLEEAWAAASEALAAAREAGSTLEQIEAHVALGVLAAHRGLPEDAARHFDEALALAAQARFRMAEVLIRRERATSLPDLPGAAEDLRAARELLAEVRAVLRKDGGSAAEEVAVSLAVPGGSADGPPGGSPGGEPGAPKGALPDGLTEREVEVITLVAAGLTNKEIGARLYISPKTVDRHLRNIFLKVSVSNRAALVAYAIRQGLVG, encoded by the coding sequence ATTCCATTTGTTGGGCGAGGCGAGGAGCTGGAAGTGCTGGCGCGGCACCTGCAGGACGCCCGTGCGGGCAGAGGAGGGCTGGTGCTCCTGGGCGGCGAGGCGGGCGCCGGCAAGTCGGCCCTGGTGACGGCCGCGCTGGAGCGGGCCGGCGGCGTCAGGCGGGCCGTCGGACTCTGCCCCGGTCCCGGGGAGACACCCCCCTACGACCCATTCGTTCAGGTGGTGAACCGGCTGCACCGGGAGCACGGCCCCGTGCCGGCGGAGTTGCCGCCGCCCTTCGGCGAGGCGCCCGGGAACTGGAGCGCCCGGGACCGGGCCGCTGCGCTCGTGCACTGGCTGGCCAGCGGCGGGGGCCCCGTGGTGGTGGTGATCGAGGACCTGCACTGGGCAGACGAGGCCTCCCTGACGCTGCTGCGGCACATCACCCCGCTGCTGATGGATGCGCCCGTGCTCCTGATCGCCACCTACCGCACCGACGAGCTCGATCGGGAGCACCCGCTCTGGCGGCTCCTGCCCGAGCTGGCGCGCACGGGGGCACACCGGGTCCTGCTGTCGCCGCTGAGCCGGGAGGACGTGGCGGGTCTGATCGCCGTGGTGTTGCCCGAGGCGGCGGGGGATCCCGAAGTGGCGGCCCTGGTCTGGAGCCGCACCGGGGGCCTGGCCCTCTTTGTGCGGGAGCTGCTGGAGGCCTTCGCCCGCACAGGGCAGATCCTCCGGCCCGGAGATCCGCTGCCGCAGACGATCCAGCAGGCCATCGACACCAAGATGACCCGCCTCTCGCCGGCGGCCCAGCTGGCGCTCGAGGCCGCGGCGGTCTGCGGGGAGCGGTTCTCCTTCGACCTGCTCGCCCGGGTGGTGGACGTGGAGGAGGACGCGCTGGCCGGGGCGCTGGAGGAGGCAGTGTCCAGGCACGTGATCACGCCCGTGGACGGCGAGGGCATCGGCTTTGCCTTCGACCACGCGCTCTACCGCGAGGCGCTGCTGGCGCGGCTGATCGGCGCCCGGCGGCGCCGCTGGCACCGGCGGATCGGCGAGGCCCTGGCCGCGGAGCGCGGAGCGGACCCGGATGTGGTCGCCCACCACCTCTACCGGGCCGGAGACCCCCGGGCGGTGGACTACCTGGTGCAGGCGGGAGACCGCGCCAGGGGGACGGGTGCGGAGGCCGGGGCGGCGAGGCGCTACGCCCAGGCGCTGGAGATGGCGGAGCCCGGCGACCCCCGGCGGCCGGAGCTGCTCCTGAAGCTGGGGCAGTGCCTGATGTGGGACGATCCCGACCGGGCCGAGTCGGCCTGGCGTGAGGCGGAGTCCTGCGGTGACGCCGCGGCGTCCATCTGGGCCAGCTTCTTCCGCCTGACGCTGGCTCACCTCCGGCACGACGCGCGCTGCCGCCAGTGGGCAGAGTCGCTGATGCCCGAGCAGGAGCGGCTGCTGGGCGACCGGGAGTATCAGCGGCTGGAACGCGAGCTGTTCGGTTCCGTGGCGGGATACCCCAGGGCCGCGCTCCCCCTCATCCTGAGCCTGGCGACCAGCGGGGAGCTGGCCGCCGCCGAAGCCGTGTTCCGCAGCGTGCGCGGCCGCATCGCACCCGGTGCGGTAGACGTCGGGCTGCTGCGGGCCGGCTTCTCCCTCGCCCTGATCGGCGGCCGCCTGGACGAGGCCGCGGCGCTGTGCGGGCAGGGGGCCGACGCGGCCCTTGCGAAGGGAGCCTATCGCGAGGCGCTGATGCTGCGGTCCAATGAGGTCCTGGTCCGGCTGGTGGGCGATGCCAGCAGGCCGGAGGAGATCGACGCCCTCGCCAGCCAGCTGGGCCGGCTGGAGGAAGAGGCCTGGGAGCGCACGGGCACGACCCTGGTGGCCCCGGGGCACTCGCTGTGCGGCATCTATCACTTCTTCCGCGGCGACTGGCGGGCCGCGCTGCACCACGTGGTGGAGGGCGTGGAGCGCAACCACGTCGCCTTCGGCGGCACGCTGATGTGGTACGCGGTGCGCGTCCTGCTGGACCTGGGCGAGGTCGGGCGCGCCGGCCAGCTGATCCAGCTGATTCCGCCCCAGCGCCCCGACGATCCCGTTCCCTCGGGCAACAACCTGATGGTTCTGCCCCACGCCTTGAAGGCGCGGTACTTCCTGGAGAGCGGCGACGCCGCGGCCGCCCGCACCTGGCTGCAGGCTGCGGAAGGCTGGCCGGCGCTGCCCTCTGCACCCATCTTCCGCGCCGTCGTCCGGCTGGGGTGGGCGGCGCTGCACCGTGCGGAGGGAAGGCTGGAGGAGGCCTGGGCCGCCGCCTCGGAGGCACTTGCGGCCGCGCGCGAGGCCGGCTCCACGCTGGAGCAGATCGAGGCGCACGTGGCGCTGGGGGTGCTGGCCGCGCACCGGGGCCTGCCGGAGGACGCCGCACGCCACTTCGACGAGGCACTGGCGCTCGCGGCCCAGGCCCGGTTCCGGATGGCGGAGGTGCTGATCCGGCGGGAGCGGGCGACGAGCCTTCCGGACCTTCCCGGGGCGGCCGAGGACCTGCGCGCCGCCCGGGAGTTGCTCGCCGAGGTCAGGGCCGTACTGCGGAAGGATGGCGGGAGCGCCGCCGAAGAGGTGGCCGTGAGCCTCGCCGTGCCTGGCGGCTCGGCGGACGGGCCGCCGGGCGGTTCGCCCGGCGGTGAGCCCGGCGCCCCGAAGGGGGCGCTGCCCGACGGCCTCACCGAGCGTGAGGTGGAGGTGATCACGCTGGTGGCGGCGGGGCTGACCAACAAGGAGATCGGCGCCCGGCTCTACATCTCGCCCAAGACGGTGGACCGGCACCTGCGCAACATCTTCCTGAAGGTCAGCGTGTCCAACCGGGCTGCGCTGGTCGCCTACGCCATCCGGCAGGGGCTGGTGGGCTGA
- a CDS encoding NAD(+)/NADH kinase: MHRVALVVNVDKPLALETGAQILQWLEERKAEVLLHPSAAAPLGRPDLAVPEGPGWAQSDLVIVLGGDGTLIRAVQRVAPYGVPVLGINTGHLGFLTAMENGEALARLDRVLAGEYVLEERVMLRAMVERDGLLAAALSALNDAVISKGPRARMVHLEVSVGETTVARYPADGVIVATPTGSTAYSLSAGGPIVEPTVDCFLITPICPHTISARSMVVNADVPLAIRVVSSPGEVGLSADGSDPFPLVPGDVVRVGRAPYPARLVRLPGYQFYDVLRKKLFGV, translated from the coding sequence ATGCACAGAGTCGCGCTCGTCGTCAACGTCGACAAGCCCCTGGCCCTTGAGACCGGCGCACAGATCCTGCAGTGGCTGGAGGAACGGAAGGCCGAGGTCCTGCTGCACCCGTCCGCCGCAGCGCCTCTGGGGCGTCCCGACCTGGCGGTGCCCGAGGGCCCGGGATGGGCCCAGTCCGACCTGGTGATCGTGCTGGGCGGCGACGGCACGCTGATCCGGGCGGTGCAGCGGGTCGCGCCGTACGGCGTGCCCGTGCTGGGCATCAACACCGGCCACCTGGGCTTCCTGACCGCCATGGAGAACGGCGAGGCGCTGGCCCGCCTGGATCGGGTCCTGGCCGGCGAGTACGTGCTGGAAGAGCGCGTGATGCTGCGGGCGATGGTGGAGCGGGACGGGCTGCTGGCGGCCGCGCTCTCCGCGCTCAACGACGCGGTCATCTCCAAGGGGCCGCGCGCCCGCATGGTCCACCTGGAGGTCTCGGTGGGCGAGACGACCGTGGCCCGCTACCCCGCCGACGGCGTGATCGTCGCCACGCCCACCGGCTCGACGGCCTACTCGCTCTCGGCGGGCGGGCCGATCGTCGAGCCCACGGTCGACTGCTTTCTGATCACCCCGATCTGCCCGCACACCATCAGCGCCCGCTCGATGGTCGTCAACGCCGACGTGCCGCTGGCGATCCGGGTGGTCTCCAGCCCGGGCGAGGTGGGGCTCTCCGCCGACGGCTCGGATCCGTTCCCCCTCGTGCCCGGTGACGTGGTGCGGGTGGGGCGAGCCCCGTACCCGGCCAGGCTGGTGCGGCTGCCGGGGTACCAGTTCTACGACGTCTTGCGGAAGAAGCTCTTCGGTGTTTAG
- the argR gene encoding arginine repressor gives MKARRQAKILEVIKNRVIETQEELAAALGEEGIPVTQATISRDIKELQLNKVPTPDGRYRYALPEEVGIGAWDKRRRIFRESVLSIDFSGNLVVIKSLPGTAQGVAAAIDHLNVAEIIGSVAGDDTVFVAVKPADAAPEVAERLRGLMR, from the coding sequence ATGAAGGCACGACGACAGGCCAAGATCCTGGAAGTGATCAAGAACCGGGTGATCGAGACGCAGGAGGAGCTGGCCGCGGCGCTGGGGGAGGAGGGCATTCCCGTCACCCAGGCGACGATCTCCCGCGATATCAAGGAGCTTCAGCTCAACAAGGTGCCCACCCCCGACGGAAGGTACCGCTACGCCCTGCCCGAGGAGGTGGGCATCGGCGCGTGGGACAAGCGGCGCCGCATCTTCCGGGAGTCCGTCCTGAGCATCGATTTCAGCGGCAACCTGGTCGTGATCAAGTCGCTGCCCGGGACCGCGCAGGGCGTCGCCGCGGCGATCGACCACCTGAACGTGGCGGAGATCATCGGCTCCGTGGCCGGTGACGACACGGTGTTCGTGGCCGTGAAGCCGGCCGACGCCGCCCCGGAGGTTGCGGAGCGGCTTCGGGGCCTGATGCGGTAG
- the recN gene encoding DNA repair protein RecN yields MLIEIAIEQFALIDHVRLQFTGGLNVLTGETGAGKSIILDAVQAVLGGRTSADVVRAGEERAVVEAVFDLVDAPESAEALRRIGVEVDEDGLLVIRREIARNGRGAIRLNGRTVTAGMLREAAQGLMDLHGQHEHQSLLQAEKHLDLLDQYGGSLLTTEGKPLELLDRYAGLDLSDLRARLAGVVQRLHGVQAELKGLLGDERDRARREDLLRFQVEELRAARLRPGEEEELEAEHRLLANAERLKRVAAQSYAALYEGDGGRESAVDLLGRVRSELEDALRLDPGLAEAVEMVSAALVHAQEASHLLADYQERVELDPRRLAEVEARLDQLATLKRKYGDSVEEMLAYLAEVEKELERLEHSQELIAELTEQEAALGREAESLAAALSAARREAAGRLGERVAQELADLGMPNARFVVAVESPAEPSYRSVTARGWDRVEFLFSPNPGEPVKPLAKIVSGGEMSRIMLALKAILARVDNIPSLVFDEVDTGISGRAAQAVGEKLALIAGDRQVLCVTHLPQVAALADRHFRIEKATEGGRTTTRCQPLDEDGRAEEIARMIGGAEVSHYTMAAARDMIRAAEQLKASLRQAAASL; encoded by the coding sequence GTGCTGATCGAGATCGCGATCGAGCAGTTCGCCCTGATCGACCACGTGCGCCTGCAGTTCACCGGGGGCCTGAACGTCCTGACGGGCGAGACGGGCGCCGGCAAGTCGATCATCCTCGACGCCGTGCAGGCCGTACTGGGCGGCCGCACCTCGGCCGACGTGGTGCGGGCAGGCGAGGAGCGCGCCGTGGTCGAGGCAGTCTTCGACCTGGTCGACGCGCCGGAGAGCGCTGAGGCGCTGCGCCGCATCGGGGTGGAGGTCGACGAGGACGGGCTGCTGGTGATCCGGCGCGAGATCGCCCGGAACGGGCGGGGCGCAATCCGGCTCAACGGCCGGACCGTGACGGCGGGCATGCTGCGGGAGGCCGCCCAGGGGCTGATGGACCTGCACGGCCAGCACGAGCACCAGTCGCTGCTGCAGGCGGAGAAGCACCTGGACCTGCTGGACCAGTACGGCGGCTCGCTCCTCACGACCGAGGGCAAGCCGTTGGAGCTGCTGGACCGCTACGCCGGGCTCGATCTCTCGGATCTGCGGGCGCGGCTCGCCGGCGTCGTGCAGCGGCTGCACGGCGTGCAGGCGGAGCTGAAGGGGCTGCTGGGCGACGAGCGCGACCGGGCCCGGCGGGAGGACCTGCTCCGCTTCCAGGTCGAGGAGCTGCGGGCCGCTCGCCTGCGGCCGGGCGAGGAGGAGGAGCTCGAGGCCGAGCACCGCCTGCTGGCCAACGCCGAACGGCTCAAGCGGGTGGCCGCCCAGTCGTACGCCGCCCTCTACGAGGGCGACGGCGGCCGGGAGAGCGCCGTGGACCTGCTGGGCCGGGTACGGTCCGAGCTGGAAGACGCCCTGCGGCTGGACCCCGGGCTGGCGGAGGCGGTGGAGATGGTCTCCGCCGCGCTGGTGCACGCCCAGGAGGCCAGCCATCTGCTGGCCGACTACCAGGAGCGGGTCGAGCTCGACCCCCGGCGGCTGGCCGAGGTGGAGGCCCGGCTGGACCAGCTGGCGACCCTGAAGCGGAAGTACGGCGACTCCGTCGAGGAGATGCTGGCGTATCTCGCAGAAGTCGAGAAGGAGCTGGAGCGGCTCGAGCACAGCCAGGAGCTGATCGCCGAGCTTACGGAGCAGGAGGCGGCGCTGGGGCGGGAGGCCGAGTCGCTGGCGGCGGCGTTGAGCGCGGCCCGGAGGGAGGCGGCCGGCCGCCTGGGCGAGCGGGTCGCGCAGGAACTCGCCGACCTCGGCATGCCGAACGCCCGCTTCGTCGTGGCGGTCGAGAGCCCGGCCGAGCCCAGCTACCGCTCGGTCACCGCCCGGGGCTGGGACCGGGTGGAGTTCCTGTTCTCGCCGAACCCCGGCGAACCGGTGAAGCCGCTGGCAAAGATCGTGTCCGGCGGCGAAATGAGCCGCATCATGCTGGCGCTGAAGGCGATCCTGGCCAGGGTCGACAACATCCCGAGCCTGGTCTTCGACGAGGTGGACACCGGCATCTCCGGCCGCGCCGCACAGGCGGTGGGCGAGAAGCTTGCGCTGATCGCCGGCGACCGCCAGGTGCTCTGCGTGACGCACCTGCCGCAGGTGGCCGCGCTCGCCGACCGGCACTTCCGCATCGAGAAGGCGACGGAAGGCGGACGGACGACGACCCGGTGCCAGCCGCTGGACGAGGACGGGCGCGCGGAGGAGATCGCGCGCATGATCGGCGGCGCGGAGGTGTCGCACTACACCATGGCCGCGGCGCGCGACATGATCCGCGCGGCGGAGCAGTTGAAGGCGTCGCTGCGCCAGGCGGCTGCGTCGCTCTAA
- the spoIVB gene encoding SpoIVB peptidase: MSSREMWRRAAGLLLVVLILTVSATPEFRAFVTLPDHMRLPQGYAHELSLGLPFSTAVQTAGGSGLSLAGSGTPLQLAAEQTGRYTIDVKLFGLIPVRRMTVDVVPQIRVVPGGHSIGVRLQSHGVVVVGFAAVRDEEGQVHHPGREAGIQVGDTILAIDGRTVRGEEHAAHLFQEAARKGRPVTVQIRRNGERMERTVQPVKEKDSGRWRVGLYIRDGASGVGTLTFYHPPSRKFGALGHVIAESESKKPFEFAEGQITAADVIRIQKGKRASPGEKITNNLESGPRLGVIEKNSRFGIFGRLSGAVRNPLYPEPIPVAMASQVKEGPAEMLTVVDGQKIERFQIEIVRLMRQPTAEGKNMIVQVTDPRLLEATGGIVQGMSGSPIIQDGKLVGAVTHVFVNDPTRGYGVLIEWMLQEAGILKTETGAVDPRELDSSRGFPGAARAR, encoded by the coding sequence ATGTCATCCCGGGAAATGTGGCGGAGGGCCGCCGGCCTTCTGCTGGTCGTCCTGATCCTCACCGTTTCCGCGACTCCTGAGTTCCGCGCCTTCGTTACCCTGCCAGACCACATGCGGCTTCCCCAGGGGTACGCCCACGAGCTGTCGCTGGGACTCCCGTTCAGCACGGCGGTGCAGACGGCCGGCGGCTCGGGCCTGTCGCTGGCCGGCAGCGGCACCCCGCTGCAGCTGGCCGCCGAGCAGACCGGCCGCTACACCATCGACGTGAAGCTGTTCGGGCTGATCCCGGTCCGCCGGATGACGGTGGACGTGGTACCGCAGATCCGGGTGGTGCCCGGCGGGCACTCCATCGGCGTGCGGCTGCAGAGCCACGGCGTGGTGGTGGTGGGCTTCGCCGCCGTCCGGGACGAGGAGGGCCAGGTGCACCATCCGGGCCGGGAGGCCGGCATCCAGGTGGGCGACACCATCCTGGCGATCGACGGCCGGACGGTCCGCGGGGAGGAGCACGCTGCCCACCTGTTCCAGGAAGCGGCCCGCAAGGGCCGGCCGGTGACCGTTCAGATCCGGCGCAACGGCGAGCGCATGGAGCGCACCGTGCAGCCGGTGAAGGAGAAGGACTCCGGCCGGTGGCGGGTCGGGCTGTACATCCGTGACGGCGCCTCCGGCGTCGGCACGCTCACCTTCTACCACCCGCCCAGCCGCAAGTTCGGCGCTCTCGGCCACGTGATCGCCGAGAGCGAGAGCAAGAAGCCGTTCGAGTTCGCTGAGGGCCAGATCACCGCCGCTGACGTGATCCGGATTCAGAAGGGCAAGCGGGCTTCTCCCGGTGAGAAGATCACGAACAACCTGGAGTCGGGCCCGCGGCTGGGCGTCATCGAGAAGAACAGCCGGTTTGGCATCTTCGGGCGGCTCTCCGGCGCAGTGCGCAACCCGCTCTACCCGGAGCCGATCCCCGTCGCCATGGCCAGTCAGGTGAAGGAAGGGCCGGCCGAGATGCTCACCGTGGTGGACGGGCAGAAGATCGAGCGGTTCCAGATCGAGATCGTGCGGCTGATGCGGCAGCCCACGGCCGAGGGCAAGAACATGATCGTCCAGGTCACCGACCCCCGGCTGCTGGAGGCGACCGGCGGCATCGTGCAGGGGATGTCGGGCAGCCCCATCATCCAGGATGGGAAGCTGGTGGGCGCGGTCACGCACGTGTTTGTCAATGATCCCACCCGCGGCTACGGGGTGCTGATCGAGTGGATGCTCCAGGAGGCGGGCATCCTCAAGACCGAGACCGGCGCTGTGGACCCCCGGGAGTTGGATTCCTCCCGGGGGTTTCCTGGTGCCGCTCGGGCGCGGTAA
- the spo0A gene encoding sporulation transcription factor Spo0A, whose translation MSAGRIRLFVCDDNREFCALLEEYFATTPDIAVVGVAHNGLEAVPAIIETQPDVVILDIIMPYLDGIGVLEQLNQAKPKSWPKILMLSAFGQESFARKVMDLGAHYYIVKPFDLDLLSARVRQLAAGRVLPAPVPMRMEPRVQVRARSLDEVNHLIRDLGIPPHVKGYRYLGDAILLVLQQPDLLSAVTKGLYPAVARSNGTTASRVERAIRHAIELAWCRASDRLRNMFGHTVDRSRGKPTNSEFIALVADRLRADSKAS comes from the coding sequence ATGTCTGCGGGCCGAATCCGGCTGTTCGTGTGCGATGACAATCGGGAGTTCTGCGCGCTGCTGGAGGAGTACTTTGCCACCACGCCCGACATTGCGGTGGTGGGCGTGGCGCACAACGGCCTTGAGGCGGTGCCGGCCATTATCGAGACCCAGCCTGACGTCGTGATTCTGGACATCATCATGCCCTACCTGGACGGCATCGGCGTCCTGGAGCAGCTGAACCAGGCAAAGCCGAAGTCATGGCCCAAGATCCTCATGCTGAGCGCGTTCGGCCAGGAGTCGTTCGCCCGCAAGGTGATGGACCTGGGCGCTCACTACTACATCGTGAAGCCCTTCGACCTCGACCTGCTGAGCGCGCGGGTGCGCCAGCTGGCCGCCGGGCGGGTGCTGCCGGCGCCCGTGCCGATGCGGATGGAACCCCGGGTGCAGGTGCGGGCGCGGTCCCTGGACGAGGTGAACCACCTGATCCGCGACCTGGGCATCCCGCCCCACGTCAAGGGTTACCGCTACCTGGGCGACGCGATCCTGCTGGTGCTGCAGCAGCCCGATCTGCTGAGCGCCGTCACCAAGGGCCTCTACCCGGCGGTAGCCCGCAGCAACGGCACCACCGCCAGCCGGGTGGAGCGGGCGATCCGGCACGCCATCGAACTGGCCTGGTGCCGGGCCTCCGACCGGCTCCGGAACATGTTCGGCCACACGGTGGACCGCTCCCGGGGCAAGCCCACCAACTCCGAGTTCATCGCCCTGGTCGCCGACCGGCTGCGGGCCGACTCCAAAGCGAGCTGA
- a CDS encoding sigma 54-interacting transcriptional regulator — protein MLNVVIIGAGKGGSSLLNALLKMSRRVRVLGVADRNPDAPGLALAASLGIPTTCDYTGLVCLPEVDIIVDATGQHGLDEELKRLKWPRAVVIEGLAMNLILSFVEESHRLLRALEEKELERDVMLDSTHDAIVAVNAEGVVTLCNRSAEQLLGVSREQVLGRRAEDVIPNTRLHVVLATGRAELNQQQEVGKTTIVTNRVPVRNKEGHVVGAVAVFRDISEVKALAEEISGLREMKVLLEAIFNSTQDAISVVDEKGIGWMVNPAYSALTGLRPEEVIGKPATVDIDPSQESMHLQVLRTRRPVRNVPLRVGPRKREVVVNVAPILVDGVLKGSVGVIRDVSEIARLSAELEQHRKLIRRLTSTYTFDEIIADSPVMQQAVEQARRAAETPATVLLRGESGTGKELFAHAIHNASSRRRGRFIRVNCAAIAESLLESELFGYAEGAFTGAKKGGKRGLFEEADGGTLFLDEIGELPMGLQAKLLRVLQEKEIVRVGEATPVKVDVRVIAATNAHLEEMIARGTFREDLYYRLNVVPIVIPPLRHRQEDIPRLVDHLIQKLNEEYGRNVREIAPDALEVLRQYHWPGNVRELENIIGRAMIAMAMTDTTIERRFLPPLGGPAATQTVRAPAGGGSGPVEPLHAVVAEAEKAALMRALAETNGNKTEAARRLQIAPRTLYYKLERYGLM, from the coding sequence ATGCTGAACGTGGTAATCATCGGTGCTGGGAAGGGCGGCTCGTCGCTGCTCAACGCGTTGCTGAAGATGTCGCGGCGCGTGCGCGTGCTGGGCGTAGCCGACCGGAATCCGGATGCGCCGGGCCTGGCGCTGGCGGCCAGCCTCGGCATTCCCACCACGTGCGACTACACGGGCCTCGTCTGCCTGCCCGAGGTGGATATCATCGTGGACGCCACGGGGCAGCACGGGCTGGACGAGGAGCTGAAGCGCCTGAAGTGGCCCCGGGCCGTGGTCATTGAGGGCCTGGCCATGAACCTGATCCTCAGCTTCGTGGAGGAGAGCCACCGCCTGCTCCGGGCCCTCGAGGAGAAGGAGCTGGAGCGGGACGTGATGCTCGACTCCACTCACGACGCGATCGTCGCCGTCAACGCCGAGGGGGTCGTCACGCTCTGCAACCGCTCGGCAGAGCAGCTGCTGGGCGTGAGCCGGGAGCAGGTGCTCGGCCGGCGGGCGGAGGACGTGATCCCCAACACCCGGCTGCACGTCGTGCTGGCGACGGGCCGGGCCGAGCTGAACCAGCAGCAGGAGGTCGGCAAGACGACCATCGTCACCAACCGGGTGCCCGTCCGGAACAAGGAGGGGCACGTCGTCGGCGCCGTGGCCGTCTTCCGGGACATCAGCGAGGTGAAGGCCCTGGCCGAGGAGATCTCGGGCCTGCGGGAGATGAAGGTACTGCTGGAGGCCATCTTCAATTCCACGCAGGACGCGATCTCGGTGGTGGACGAGAAGGGCATCGGCTGGATGGTCAACCCCGCCTACTCCGCCCTCACCGGACTGCGGCCGGAGGAGGTGATCGGCAAGCCTGCGACCGTGGACATCGATCCGAGCCAGGAATCGATGCACCTGCAGGTCCTCCGGACCCGGCGGCCGGTGCGGAACGTGCCGCTGCGCGTCGGCCCGCGCAAGCGGGAGGTGGTGGTGAACGTCGCCCCGATCCTGGTGGACGGCGTGCTGAAGGGCTCGGTGGGCGTCATCCGGGACGTGTCGGAGATCGCCCGCCTGTCGGCCGAACTGGAGCAGCACAGGAAGCTGATCCGGCGGCTCACCTCGACCTACACCTTCGACGAGATCATCGCCGACAGCCCCGTGATGCAGCAGGCGGTGGAGCAGGCCCGCCGGGCGGCGGAGACGCCGGCTACCGTGCTGCTCAGGGGCGAGAGCGGCACGGGCAAGGAGCTGTTCGCCCACGCGATCCACAACGCCTCGAGCCGGAGGCGGGGGCGCTTCATCCGGGTCAACTGCGCCGCCATAGCGGAGTCGCTGCTGGAGTCGGAGCTCTTCGGCTACGCCGAGGGCGCCTTCACCGGCGCGAAGAAGGGCGGCAAGCGCGGCCTGTTCGAGGAGGCCGACGGCGGCACGCTCTTCCTGGACGAGATCGGCGAGCTGCCGATGGGGCTGCAGGCGAAGCTCCTCCGGGTACTGCAGGAGAAGGAGATCGTGCGGGTCGGCGAGGCCACGCCGGTGAAGGTGGACGTGCGCGTGATCGCCGCCACCAACGCCCACCTGGAGGAGATGATCGCCCGGGGCACATTCCGGGAGGACCTCTACTACCGGCTGAACGTGGTGCCCATCGTCATCCCGCCCCTCAGGCACCGGCAGGAGGACATCCCGCGCCTCGTGGACCATCTGATCCAGAAGCTGAACGAGGAGTACGGCCGCAACGTGCGCGAGATCGCCCCCGACGCCCTCGAGGTGCTGCGCCAGTACCACTGGCCCGGCAACGTGCGGGAGCTGGAGAACATCATTGGCCGGGCGATGATCGCCATGGCGATGACCGACACGACCATAGAGCGGCGCTTCCTCCCGCCGTTGGGCGGCCCGGCGGCCACCCAGACGGTGCGGGCGCCGGCGGGCGGTGGAAGCGGCCCGGTGGAGCCGCTGCACGCGGTGGTGGCCGAGGCTGAAAAGGCTGCGCTGATGCGGGCGCTGGCGGAGACGAACGGGAACAAGACGGAGGCGGCGCGCAGGCTGCAGATCGCGCCGCGGACGCTGTACTACAAGCTTGAGCGATACGGGTTGATGTAG